In Streptomyces puniciscabiei, a single genomic region encodes these proteins:
- a CDS encoding DUF881 domain-containing protein encodes MSEQNEQNEPDEQPEQQKTPETPESPQKAGEPENRLRRELPEEVPARAPEREQQAEGQLTGRQRLIKGVWPPRFTRAQLIVAVLLFGLGFGLAVQVASNSDTDSALRGARQEDLVRILDELDSRTQRLEDEKQGLEKQRQELQSSSDQAAEARKQTAEKEKQLGILAGTVAAQGPGITMTIEDTKGTVKADMLLDAIQELRAAGAEAIQVNGVRVVASTYFTDSDNGVGVDGNKINAPYRFKVIGKPQDLEPALNIPGGVVQTLEKEQATVTVQQSGKIVVDALRQAKRPDYARSSSQ; translated from the coding sequence ATGAGCGAGCAGAACGAGCAGAACGAGCCGGACGAGCAGCCGGAGCAGCAGAAGACGCCGGAGACGCCGGAGTCCCCGCAGAAGGCGGGCGAGCCGGAGAACAGGCTGCGCAGGGAACTGCCCGAGGAGGTACCCGCGCGGGCACCGGAGCGGGAGCAGCAGGCCGAAGGGCAGCTGACCGGACGGCAGCGGCTGATCAAGGGAGTGTGGCCGCCGCGGTTCACCCGGGCCCAACTCATCGTCGCCGTGCTGCTGTTCGGCCTCGGCTTCGGCCTGGCGGTGCAGGTGGCCTCCAACAGCGACACCGACAGCGCGCTGCGCGGCGCACGCCAGGAGGATCTTGTTCGCATCCTCGATGAACTGGATTCGCGTACTCAGCGTCTTGAGGACGAGAAGCAGGGACTCGAGAAGCAGCGCCAGGAACTGCAGAGCAGCTCCGACCAGGCGGCGGAGGCTCGCAAGCAGACGGCCGAGAAGGAGAAGCAACTCGGCATTCTGGCGGGCACCGTGGCGGCGCAGGGTCCCGGCATCACGATGACGATCGAGGACACGAAGGGGACGGTCAAGGCGGACATGCTGCTCGACGCGATCCAGGAGCTGCGCGCGGCCGGTGCGGAGGCGATCCAGGTGAACGGGGTCCGGGTGGTCGCGAGCACCTACTTCACGGACTCGGACAACGGAGTCGGCGTCGATGGGAACAAGATCAACGCCCCCTATCGTTTCAAGGTCATCGGCAAGCCACAGGATCTGGAGCCGGCGCTGAACATCCCGGGAGGCGTGGTGCAGACACTGGAGAAGGAGCAGGCCACGGTGACGGTCCAGCAGTCGGGCAAGATCGTCGTGGACGCCTTGCGACAGGCGAAGCGGCCTGACTACGCTCGATCGTCCTCCCAGTGA
- a CDS encoding FHA domain-containing protein: MKLFAKLFRKSAREGSDNATARHRAQPDAEGQRPLFRDQVAGPGGDISGGQGGASVDPAQSGGIGFGQPSTSGAGGGFAPGPYASNAPAGQPQEDPSMSVLVCTRCGNRNAENARFCSNCGAPLRPGVAPERAAETTSTISISGLEAYDSEVTGQTQVPMLSPEAQAAVDALPMGSALLVVRRGPNSGSRFLLDSDLTTAGRHPQSDIFLDDVTVSRRHVEFRRHADGSFTVADVGSLNGTYVNRERIDQVALSNGDEVQIGKYRLVFYASRQGI; the protein is encoded by the coding sequence GTGAAGTTGTTTGCGAAGTTGTTCCGCAAGAGCGCGCGAGAGGGCAGCGACAACGCGACCGCCCGTCACCGCGCGCAGCCTGACGCGGAGGGCCAGCGCCCGCTGTTCCGGGACCAGGTGGCTGGTCCGGGCGGTGACATTTCCGGAGGTCAGGGCGGGGCGTCGGTTGACCCTGCCCAGTCCGGCGGCATAGGTTTCGGGCAACCGTCAACCTCAGGTGCGGGTGGAGGGTTCGCCCCCGGCCCGTACGCGTCCAACGCCCCGGCGGGGCAGCCGCAGGAGGATCCGTCGATGTCGGTCCTGGTGTGTACGAGGTGCGGTAACCGCAACGCGGAGAACGCCCGCTTCTGCTCCAACTGTGGCGCGCCGCTGCGCCCCGGAGTGGCCCCGGAGCGTGCCGCCGAGACGACGTCCACGATCTCGATCTCCGGTCTCGAGGCCTACGACTCCGAGGTCACCGGTCAGACCCAGGTGCCGATGCTGTCGCCGGAGGCGCAGGCCGCGGTGGACGCGCTGCCGATGGGCTCGGCACTGCTGGTGGTGCGCCGCGGACCGAACTCGGGCAGCCGCTTCCTGCTGGACAGCGACCTGACCACGGCCGGCCGTCATCCGCAGAGCGACATCTTCCTGGACGACGTCACGGTCTCGCGCCGGCACGTGGAGTTCCGGCGCCACGCGGACGGCTCGTTCACCGTGGCCGACGTGGGCAGCCTGAACGGCACGTACGTCAACCGCGAGCGGATCGACCAGGTCGCTCTGTCGAACGGTGACGAGGTGCAGATCGGCAAGTACCGGCTGGTGTTCTACGCGAGCCGGCAGGGCATCTGA